The region GTCGCCGTCGGGGTGGTCGACCGGTTCGCGCTCGGCCTCGATACGCTCGCGCCAGTCGGCCGCCAGCGCGTCGTCGGCCAGCGCCGCGACGACGGCCTCGGCGTCGGCCAGAAGCTGGTCGCTGGCGACGAGCGTGACCCAGGAGTGTCGGCGGACGTGGTCGAGCGCCTCGCGGGCGTCACCGCCACACAGCAGGTCCGCGGCGAGCACGTCGGCGTCGGCGACGACGCGAGCGGCGACCTCAGACATCGTCGGCCTCCTCGCGCCGCGCGGCGAGAGCGTCCCGGACGTCGTCGACGGTGGTTCGGTGCTCCGTGGCGCGCTCGAACAGGTCGGCCCAGTCCATACCCGAGCGTACGAAGCGGGGACAAAAATCGGTGCCGTCTGCCACCTGTCTGACGGGAGTTTATGTCGGGGCCACCCTTCCCACCGATACGGGCGCGCACTGGCAGCTACGTTCGCTACCCATGCTATCGGTAGCACGTCCCATCCTCCTGTCACGCGCCCGGATACTTGCACCCCCTTTTGCCGCCGTCGACCCGACAGCCACACCGCCGGCTGTCCGTTCGCGGGGTCGTTCACGTCCCGGACCGCCGGACCCGTTCGAGGCGGAGCAGCCGGGGTATCAGGCCTCGCTACGCAGCGCCGAGCGGACCTCGTCGAGCCCGTCGTGTGTCGTCATCACGGCGAGGCTGTCCCCGGCCTCGATGGTCGTCTGTGGCAGCGGAATCGTCATCGACTCGTGGGCCCGGCCGTGGGCGTAGATATGTGCGTCGCCGGGTAGTGACACCTCGACGACGCGCTTGCCGATAGCCGAGGAGCCCTCGGGCACGTCGACCGAGGCGATGGAGAGCTGTTCGGTCAGGTCGGCGAGCACGTTGAAGTCACCGCCCAGCAGCGCGGTCTTGGCGCCGGCAGCGCCCAGCCGCTCGGGGTAGATGATGTCGTCGACGTCGGCGGCGTACTTCTCGTATATCTCCTCGCGGTAGTCGGCGTCGATGCGCAAGACGGTGCGACAGCCGTGTTCCTTGGCTATCATGCAGGCGGTGAAGTTGGTGTTCAGGTCGCCCGTGAGCGCACCGATGGCGTCCGCCTCGTCGATGTCCGCCTCCAGTAACGTGGACTCCTCGCTCCCGTCACCGTGGACGACCCGGAACCCGGCCTCAGTCGCGCGGTCGACCTTCCCCCTCGCGCGCTCGACGATGACGACCTCGTGGCCTTCGCTCTGGAGGATGTGGGCTGTCCGGGTCCCGACACGGCCGTAGCCGACGATGACGAACTTCATGCACCGGGATACGACAGCCAGCACCAAAAATGTGAACGTGTGTCAGGGTCGGGTCGCCCGCGACCGTCGCGCCGAGACACAGCGCCACACCGGTATCTCCTAGCCCGGCGTGAGAGAGGTGGTGTCCCGTCTGGCGGCTGCCGGCAACTGACCAGCCTGTCGAGACGGGTCACCGGAACGAGAAGTGTCGTCTTACCGCATCAGGACCGGGTTCACGGAGTTCCAGTGGGCGTCTCCGTTCCGGCCTCGGTTTCGGTCGGAGTTTCGGTCTCAGTCGGGGTTTCAGTCTCAGTCGGGGTTTCGGTCTCAGTCGGGGTTTCGGTCTCGTTCGCAGTCGTTTCGTTCGCAGTCGTCTCGTTGACGACAGTCACGTTCGCGGTGTCCGTGACCGGGGTGTCGTTGACCAGCACCGGGTCGTCGAGCAGCCCCGAGGTCTCGACGTAGTCGAGCGTCTGGTTCCCGGAGTTCTCGAGGTGGAGCATCGCGGTGAGCTCCTGTCCCGTCGCCAGTTGCAGTTGCGTCTCGTTCGTCTCGTTGCCCATCTCGGCGGGCGTTTCAGTCGGCGTCTCGTTGCCCATCTCGGCGGGCGTTTCAGTCGGCGTCTCGTTGCCCGTCTCGGCGGGCGTTTCAGTCGGCGTCTCGGTCGGCGCTTCAGTCGTCGTCTCGTTGTCCGTCGCGTTCTCTATCAGGGAGTCCTGGGCGTCGTAGTTGGCTCCGGGCACGTCGAACAGCGTGATGGTCACGTCGCTGTACGTCCCGGCGGGTAGATACTCAGAAGCGCCGACGACGCTGCCGACAGTCTGTTCGCTGGCGAGGCTCTCGTCGTGGATGACGACGTAGCCGGGTTCGGTCAGCGTCACCTCGGAGACCGTCACCGTCTGGCCGTCGGTCTCCTGGTCGTCGAACGTCACCGACGGTGTCTCGGTCGTTTCGTTGTCCGTCGGCGTTCCGACGCCGTCGTCCGGCGTCGGCGTCTCATCGGTCGGCGTCTCGTCAGTTGGCGTCTCGCCGTCGGGGGTCGGCGTCTCGTTGGTCGGTGTCTCCTGCTGTGCTACCGGACCGGATACGGCACCGGCCTGTGCTGTGAGGGCCGCGACTGCGACCACGGCAGCGATGGCGACGAGTGTTTTGTTCCGTGTCATGTCTTTTCCTTGTAACGCAGGCGAGGGGACAAAAGGCGGATAGATAAACGGAACCGACAGTTCAGAACCGAAGAGACTGGCATCCGTCACGGACAGACCGGTCGGTGAGCGAAGGGACATCTTATCCGACCGGCTTTCGACACGCGTTTACGCCGGGGCGGCCGACAACTGGCAATATGCGAGTGACGTTCCTCGGGACGAGTGGGGCCATCCCGACGACCCAGCGCAACACAAGCAGTGTCTTTTGCAACCGGGACGGCGACTATCTCCTCTTTGACTGTGGCGAAGGCACCCAGCGCCAGATGATGCGCTACGGGACCGGCTTCGCCATCGACCACCTGTTCGTGACCCACCTCCACGGCGACCACGTGCTGGGGATTCCGGGCCTGCTACAGACCTTCGATTTCAACGACCGCGAGGCGCCGGTGGCGATTCACACGCCCGCGGGCACCCGCGGCAACGTCAAGCAACTCATCGAGGCCAACGGCACCACGCCGTCCTATCCGGTCCGCATCAACGAGGTGTCGGCGGGCGACACCGTGCTGGACCGGTCGGAGTACGAGGTCCGGGCGATAGCCACCGAGCACCGCTGTACGTCGGTCGGCTACGTCGTCGCCGAGGACGACCGCAAGGGCGAGTTCGACCGCGAGAAAGCCGAGGAAGAGCTTGGCATCCCGCCGGGGCCGAAATACTCGAAGCTCCACCGCGGCGAGGCGATAGAACACGACGGCCGCACCGTCGAGCCCGAGGAAGTGGTCGGGCCGCCCCGGCCCGGACGCACCGTGGTCTACACCGGCGACACCCTGCCGACCGAGAGCGTCGTCGCGGCGAGCGAGGGAGCGGACCTGCTGGTCCACGACGCGACCTTCGCCCAGGACCGGGCGGACCGCGCGGCGGCGACGGCTCACTCCACCGCGGCGGAAGCCGCCGACGTGGCTCGCCGCGCCGGTGTCCGAACGCTCGCCCTGACACACCTCTCGACGCGCTACGCCGGTCAGGCCGACACGCTCGGCGCCGAGGCCCGCGAGGTCTTCGACGGCGAGGTCGTCGTCGCCGAGGACGGGATGGAGCGCCACGTCCAGTTCCCCGACTAGCGAGGTCACGACCGACGGGAACCGCGAGCAGCGGCGCGAAAGCGGACTCCGGGCGGCTTCGCGGAATAAGGCGGGACCGCGGCCCGATAGTGTGAGCTTTACGTTTCCACGCGCATCGATACGCATGGCATACCGGATGGTACACGTCGGTCTCGGCGGGCAGGGCGAAACGTGGCTCACTGAGGCGATTCCACCGAACGTCGAAGCGGACCGAATCGAAGTCGTCGCCGCAGTCGACACCGACCCCGAGCGACACGAGCTCGCCCAGGAGAAACTCGACCTCTCACCCGAGCGCTGTTACACCGACCTCGACACCGCTCTCTTCGAGCACGAGGCAGACTTCTGTTCCGTGGTCACGCCGCCGGCGGCCCACGAACCGGTCGTCGACATCGCCCTCAACCACGGGCTCGACATCCTCTCGGAGAAGCCGATCGCCGACACGCTCGAAAGCTCGGTCCGAATCGCGCGGGCCGTCGAGGCCGCCGGCGCGAAGATGGGGCTGACGATGACCCACCGCTTCGACCGGGACAAGACGACGTTCCGGAAGGCCGTCAATCAGGCGAGCCCCGTGGACTACCTCACGGCGCGGTTCACCGGCAACGTCCGCGAGCGTGGCCACTACTCCACGTACGTCCACGAGATGGAGAACATGCTCCTGCTGGACGGGGCCATCCACCATCTGGACATGCTCGCAGACTTCGCCGACGCCCCCTGTGAGCGGGTGTACGC is a window of Halomicroarcula saliterrae DNA encoding:
- a CDS encoding Gfo/Idh/MocA family protein, with amino-acid sequence MAYRMVHVGLGGQGETWLTEAIPPNVEADRIEVVAAVDTDPERHELAQEKLDLSPERCYTDLDTALFEHEADFCSVVTPPAAHEPVVDIALNHGLDILSEKPIADTLESSVRIARAVEAAGAKMGLTMTHRFDRDKTTFRKAVNQASPVDYLTARFTGNVRERGHYSTYVHEMENMLLLDGAIHHLDMLADFADAPCERVYAETWVPEEADYEGDCAGFVTLTFADGTRAHYEGSYANAATLNGWGHEQFRAECGDETVVLDNRGVERFPRDPDRVGESARRDEGEWVDPVERPTWTNAWLIEQFCDWLDGDERMATDVESTLESMAIVFAAIESSETGEAVEVPRLLDEARAIA
- the rnz gene encoding ribonuclease Z, translated to MRVTFLGTSGAIPTTQRNTSSVFCNRDGDYLLFDCGEGTQRQMMRYGTGFAIDHLFVTHLHGDHVLGIPGLLQTFDFNDREAPVAIHTPAGTRGNVKQLIEANGTTPSYPVRINEVSAGDTVLDRSEYEVRAIATEHRCTSVGYVVAEDDRKGEFDREKAEEELGIPPGPKYSKLHRGEAIEHDGRTVEPEEVVGPPRPGRTVVYTGDTLPTESVVAASEGADLLVHDATFAQDRADRAAATAHSTAAEAADVARRAGVRTLALTHLSTRYAGQADTLGAEAREVFDGEVVVAEDGMERHVQFPD
- a CDS encoding DUF7384 family protein — encoded protein: MSEVAARVVADADVLAADLLCGGDAREALDHVRRHSWVTLVASDQLLADAEAVVAALADDALAADWRERIEAEREPVDHPDGDHPALASAYRGDAAHVLSYDETLRSAKTGMALKEHMQVSVRTPDAFAALFDAESLYGFVEGGAYPGPDRDPRG
- a CDS encoding DUF7282 domain-containing protein, which translates into the protein MTRNKTLVAIAAVVAVAALTAQAGAVSGPVAQQETPTNETPTPDGETPTDETPTDETPTPDDGVGTPTDNETTETPSVTFDDQETDGQTVTVSEVTLTEPGYVVIHDESLASEQTVGSVVGASEYLPAGTYSDVTITLFDVPGANYDAQDSLIENATDNETTTEAPTETPTETPAETGNETPTETPAEMGNETPTETPAEMGNETNETQLQLATGQELTAMLHLENSGNQTLDYVETSGLLDDPVLVNDTPVTDTANVTVVNETTANETTANETETPTETETPTETETPTETETPTETEAGTETPTGTP
- a CDS encoding potassium channel family protein is translated as MKFVIVGYGRVGTRTAHILQSEGHEVVIVERARGKVDRATEAGFRVVHGDGSEESTLLEADIDEADAIGALTGDLNTNFTACMIAKEHGCRTVLRIDADYREEIYEKYAADVDDIIYPERLGAAGAKTALLGGDFNVLADLTEQLSIASVDVPEGSSAIGKRVVEVSLPGDAHIYAHGRAHESMTIPLPQTTIEAGDSLAVMTTHDGLDEVRSALRSEA